A region of the Acinetobacter defluvii genome:
GGATCAACATAATGAACCAATAAGCCTAAAACCGTATTTAAAATAAAAATCGTAATCAGTACAGCAACTGAGCAAATACTTGCAGACCACAGTATATTTTTGTTTTTTATTAAATAATGGCTGACATCTTTCAATGTAAACATCCTCATTACATTGTTAGGATATTAAGAACATGATACAGGATTTATCATGCGAAATATCATAAAGTAAAAAAGCGGGAATTACCCGCTTTTTAAGAGTTTCACCTTATTTGAAGGTTTAAGCTTCTTCTTTAATGCCACTTAGATCAACCGATGCAGCATCGATATTGACATCAATATAACCATCTTTTTCTTTTTTCGCCAAATCACTGCGACTATTTTCTAGATTAGTGAGATATTGTGCATCAATATCACCCGTCACATAAATACCATCGAAAACAGAACAGTCAAACTCTTCTACTTCAGGTACTTTATGGGTTTTGACCGCCGCTTTTAAATCATCCAAATCTTGGAAAATAAGACGATCAGCACCAATAATGTCTTGAATTTCTTCAACAGTACGATGGGATGCAATCAATTCAGCTTTTGCTGGCATATCAATACCATACACATTTGGATATTTCACCATAGGCGCTGCTGAAGCAAAATACACTTTCTTCGCACCTGCATCACGTGCCATTTGAATGATTTCATTACACGTTGTACCACGTACAATGGAATCATCTACCAACAATACATTTTTACCCTTAAACTCAAGCTCTACAGGATTCAATTTTTGACGTACTGACTTTTTGCGCTGCTGTTGACCTGGCATAATAAAGGTACGACCAATGTAACGGTTTTTCATAAACCCTTCACGGAATTTTACACCCAACGCATTTGCTAGCTCTAAAGCAGAGGTACGACTGGTATCTGGAATTGGAATCACCACATCAATATCATGATCCTCGCCCCAGTCACGAAGAATTTTCTTGGCTAAAGTTTCACCCATTTTCAAACGTGCTTTATACACAGAAATGCCGTCTATGGTCGCATCTGGACGTGCAAAATAGACATACTCAAAAATACACGGACGATAACGTGAATTTTCCGCACATTGCTGCGTAAACAATTCACCTTGATCATTGATGAAAATCGCTTCACCTGGTGCAATATCACGCTCAACTTTAAAGCCAAGCGCAGTGATCGCAACGGACTCAGACGCAATGATATATTCTTTTTCACCAGTTTCAGTTAAACGTGAACCATAAATCAGTGGACGAATCCCATTTGGATCACGAAAACCAACAATGCCATGTCCCGTAATCATTGCCACAACACCATAAGCACCTTTGCAGCGCTCATGTACACGTTTTACAGTATGGAAAATATCTTCTGCTTTCGGTGTCAAAGTGCCACATTTTTGCAGTTCATGGGCAAATACGTTCAATAAGACTTCAGAGTCAGAGTCAGTATTCATATGACGTAAGTCAGTTTTGAATAAATCATCATGAATTTCAGCAGCATTGGTTAAATTGCCATTATGTGCAAGTGTAATCCCGTAGGGTGAGTTTACATAAAATGGCTGTGCTTCTGCACTACTCGATGAACCTGCCGTTGGGTAACGGACATGCCCAATCCCATAGTTTCCAAGTAATGCACGCATATGACGAGTATGGAATACATCACGCACCATACCATTGTCTTTTCTGAGAAATAATCGACCGTTGTGACAAGTTACAATCCCAGCTGCATCCTGTCCCCGATGTTGTAACATCGTTAACGCATCAAATAACATTTGGTTAACAGGTGATTTACCGGCTATACCAACGACTCCACACATAGCTACCTCGCAGACCAGCTAGGATTAATAAAACGGGTTCTTGGTTGAGTGTGCCGAGCGATCTTCTGGCGAGGAAGACTGACTCGAAGACTCATTTTTTGAAGTATCATCGAGATGATCTTCAGTATGAATATGATTGAGCGCTTCATTTGCAGCATCCTTAGAAAGAGCTGTTGCTAAAGGCGCGTAAGGTAAAAGTGTTTGAATGACTTTCGATTGTTTCCAAACAGGTGAACTTTCCACCCATGGACCTAATCCTTGCATAGTTATGAGGACGATGAACAAACCTTTCAAGGTGCCCAAGGTGCCTCCTGCTAAACGGTTAAGTGGACCAAGCTTAAAAGTCTTTAGAATTTTATTGAGTAGTGCAGACACAATCCATGTTAAAACTACAATAATTAAAACAATAAATGCAAATGCAGAAATTTTTTGCACTACAGGATCTTGACTGAGTACTTGCATGGCAGGTGCGAAAACTGCTGAATATTTTGCTGCAACAATCAATGCAAAAATCCAACCGACTAAGTTCGCAAAGGCATTGACGAATCCTTTTCGCAAACCGTTTAGCCCTCCAATGAGCAAAAGCACAAGTACAATAATATCAATGGTGTTCATTTTAGGTCATGGCATCAACACAATCTTTAATTAAAACTGGACCTGTGTAAATCATACCACTATAAATTTGTACTAAACTTGCACCTGCTTGTTGTTTTGCAACAGCATGTTCGCCAGACAAAATTCCACCGACACCAATCAAAGGAATTTGACCTTTGAGTAATTTTGAAAATGCTGCCAAACATGCAGTACTTTTTTCAAATACAGGCGCACCCGACAAACCGCCAGCCTCATCACCAAAAGGCAAGCCTTCAACCCCTTCACGAGATAAAGTCGTATTGGTGACAATTAAACCGTCTATTTTAAACTCTAAAAGCTGAGAGGCGATAAACTGAATATCACCCGCTTCTAAATCTGGCGCAACTTTTAACACCAAAGGGACATAATGCTGATGTTCTTCAGCAAGTTCAAGTTGACGGTTTTTCAATGTTTCTAACAGTTCTGTTAAAGCATGACCACTTTGTAATGAACGTAAGTTTTTTGTATTTGGTGAAGAAATATTCACCGTAATATAAGAAGCGTAGTTATAAACTTTTTCTAAACAGATCAAATAATCAGAAACCGCATCTTCTACAGGTGTAGTGGCATTTTTGCCAATATTAATACCTAAAATACCTTTAAATTTGGCAGCTTTTACATTTTCAACCAGTTGATCCACACCTGCATTATTAAACCCCATACGGTTAATAATGGCTTTTGCTTCAGGAATACGAAATAAACGAGGCTTTGGATTGCCTTCTTGTGGTTTTGGAGTAATGGTGCCAATTTCAATAAAACCAAAGCCTAATGCAGCTAAGGCATCAATATATGCACCATTTTTATCTAGACCTGCGGCTAAACCCACTGGGTTTGGAAATTCAATTCCCATACAGGTAACAGGTTTAGGTGCAATTTTTTGACGCATTGCGCCTACTTTATGCGCTGATTTTAACAGCGATAATGTCAGCTCATGTGCACGCTCCGGTGCTAAAGAAAACAACATTGGGCGAGCAAGTGAATACATCATAGCTAGAAAAGTCTACTGCTTTTTAAGTTGCCGTATTATAGGCACAGTATGTAAAAAAGGCTATGCTTCTCGCTGCTTTATTTTCACTGCTTAGTGTACTGTCGCTGTTAATTTAATCTCCCCATCTGCTTTTATTAATTCCATTTTTTCAATGCTGACACCCATTTGCGCAATCTGCGTTAAAAAGTTTGCCAAAATTGCATAGTTTTCATGTTGCCCCACGATTTGATACTGCTCTCCCACTTGCTGACTAGCAATAGATAAACCTTGTTGCTGTGCCACACGCTGAATTTTATCAGGGACGGTGAGTGACAAATCATCTGCAGGCTTCATGGTAACCACATTGCTTTGCATCCAAACTACAAGGTCTTTGAGTTCATTTAAACGCTTTTGTTGATTTTCTGCTGCGCGGTGCATATACCACAGTGCTGAACCAATGATCGCCACGGCCACAAAAATCGTGGTGAAGATCACCATCACACGTTCACGTGTTGACATTTTGTCAAGCTGATCAGCGATCTGATCTGCCCAAGCATCAAACTTATTTTGAATATTCTCAAGTGCTTTCATTATTGTATTTTCACCAATCCTATGACTGAAGCGCCTTGTGTCTGTATCGTTCCCAATTCTGCTTTAAACCCTTGTTGGTTCAGTTGTTGCACGAGTGCTTGAAGTTTATCTGAGCTATTTGCCACCAAGTCCATATTTAAAATTGCAGTATCGTAATTGACTTTATTTGCCACAATTTGATGTTGCATCAAAATCGGTCCCACCCGACTGAGCAATTGCAAGGCTTGGGTATTAGCACTTTGACTTAAACGTAAATTACTCTCAAACTGACTTTTGATATTTTGCTCAGTCACGCGACTATTTTCACCAAACCATGACTTATATTGATCAATCGCAATCACCGCAGTTTGGTCAGCAACTTTTCTTAACTTCACCCAACGCAAAGCATCATAGCTCAATTGTACTAAAATCAAAGCAACGCATAGCATTGCACAGGCTTTCCAATAACCTGAAATACCCCCACTTTCTTGCTTCGCTTTAGGCAAAACATTAAATGGGTGATTTTTTGGTTTTTTCGGTACAACAAACTGATAATTAAACTGTTCCAAGTGGTCAGAGGTGGTGATCGCAAAAACATTTTCTAATTGTTCAGCACTGAGTTGAGCATATTTATACTGTTGTTCTTTGGGTGCAAACTCTAAATACAAACCCAAATCATCAACAGAATTTCCCATCCACTCATTTTCACGTACCAACAAACGTCCATTTAAGTTTGCAAGTACTGTCTGATTTTCAGTAGGTACAGGTAAAACGAGAAAATCTGGCAATAATGAAACAATCTTTATCGGCAACAATGACAATGAATGCTGCATGGTCGTCACAGCATGTTGATTAATCCCCAATACTGTCACTTGATTGGGCGCTTGAAAGTGTGAAAAAACTTTCATTTGGTCAATTGGAACAATCACGTATTCTTCAAGGAGGTATTTTAAGCCTTCCTGACCAAGCTTTTTATATTGTTCTTTGCTTAAGGTTTGTTGAAGAATTTGTACTTCACGACTCGGAAAATAAACAACCGCTTCTTCTGCTTGATTTGCCTTCAATTCTTGAATCAATTGCTCAAGACTTGCTGCACTTTTCCATTCTTCACCACGTGACCATTGCCAAACCCCATCGGCTTCTGGCATCCATAAATACAACATCGATTGTGTTCTGCCGTGTAATTTGTTTTTAAAAGACTTTTATACTGTTGGAATAAAGGCTGTTTGTTGTGTAGATAACCCTTGTGCAACTACGCTTTGCTCATAAATACGAGCTTCGGCTAATGCATATGGATGAAAATTTTCATTGGTTAACTGTTCAGCAATGTGCGCAACGACATTCATATGACACACCACTACGATATTTTCAAAAGGCAATTGTGCAAGCCAATCAATTGCTTGTTTTGCATCATCATCAGGTTTGATCTTATCACAAATTAATACATTCACATCGCTAAAATATTTTTGGATATGCGCCAACGTTTCTTGTGCACGCAATAACGGGCTCACCACAAAGATATCAGGTTTCAGCATGTCTTTTAAAAAGTCGGCTGTTTGCTCCGCTTGTGCATGACCACGCTCAGTTAATGGACGTTTATGATCATTTCCATTCACTGGAGGTGCTGCTTCCCCATGACGAACTAAAGTCAGTTGCATAAAATTTCCTTATTGCTTTATGATGAATTATACCAATTCTATATGACAACACTATCTCAGTTTGCTATTTTTTTAGACCGCATGATGCGGTAACACGAACTCAACGTCACTACGATGTCCACTTTTCATTAAAGACACTGCAATATTCAAAGGTGGTGCCCCCTCAAAGATCACTTGATGTAATGCCGTAGTGATGGGCATGTAGACATCCAACTCTTTCGCACGGGTATTAACCTGCACAATGGTATTGATCCCTTCTGCAGTTTGCCCCAAAGCTTTAGTGGCTTGTTCTAAATTTTGACCAGAACCCAAGGCAAATCCTACTTGATAATTACGACTGAGCGGACTATTACAAGTTGCAAATAGATCACCTACTCCTGATAATCCCAAAAAAGTTAAAGGATTTGCACCAAGTTTTACTGCAAAACGACTCATCTCTGCCAAAGCACGTGTCAAAATCATACTTTTAGTGTTTTCACCCACGTTATAAGCGGCAGCCATTCCCATTGCGACAGCATAGATATTTTTCAGCGCACCGCCCAGCTCAACGCCATGCACATCATCACTACCAAATACCCGAAATAAAGCACTGTGCAAAGCTTGTTGAACTGCATAACGTACCAGCTCTGAATCACTGGCAATCACTGTCCCTGCAGGTTGTCCTGCCATAATTTCTTTGGCTAAATTTGGTCCTGACAACACTCCATAAGGAACTTCAGGCAATTCATCACGGATAATATCACTCATAAAACTAAAGGTCTTCGCCTCAATACCCTTAGTCAAAGACACCACCGCTTGTGCGCTAATAAAAGGTTTAATTTGCTTTAAAACATCTCGAAATGAATGACTCGGAATCGCCACCAAAATAATGTCACGATCTCGAACTGCTTTTTCAAGATTTGATTCAGCTCTTAATCCTTCCTCTAAAGGATAATCAGGTAAATAACGCTGATTGATATGCGTTTCATTCATTTCTTTGGCAACTGCTGCATCACGAATCCAAATCATGGTATCGCACCCATTGCGCGTGGCAGTATTTGCCATAGCAGTTCCGAAGCTTCCTCCACCTAAGACTGTCACGCGTAGTGCTGTTTTTTGATTTAATACGACAGGTTCAACCAAATCTGAAAATTTTAACTCTGACATTTTTGTTATCCTACTAAACTCTTGTCCATTTATACCAATCGTATGGTTAGTATTTTAATTTTAAAGTGCTTGCCAAGTACTGACATAATCTTGTGTGTGTTGTTCCAAACGTGGAGCAATTGCTTTGGCTGCGCTCCCCACATAAATAATGCCAGAAATTAAATCTTGTGAATTTAAGCCTAATTTTTCTTTTAATAATGCCGACTCCACCACAGCACCACTACGCCACATGCTCGCAAAACCTTGTGCTTGTAAAGAAAGTAATAAGTTTTGAATCGCTGCACCAGTACTTAAAACTTGTTCAAATTTCGGTACTTTTGGATGCTCAACAAATTTTGTCACCGCTAAAATCAACAAGGGCGCACGAAATGGATGCTGTTTGACACGCGCTACTTGTGCAGGATCAATTTCACCTAAATCTTGTGCAGCTTGTGCCAGTAATTCACCAAATGCCAGACGCTGTTCACCTGCTACCACGATAAATCGCGTTGGCTTTAAACGATGATGATCAGGTGCTGTTAATGCAGCTTGAAATGCCTGCTCTAATTGTTCCATACTCGGCGCGGGTTCAACTAAGTTACCAACCGACTGACGTTGATGAATATTCTGATGCACAATTTGAAGATTTGAATCTATCATTGACCGTGTTCTATAAAAAACTTTTCCCACAAGATTAGCATAAACTTTTAAAAAAGCGTGTTATTTGCTGTATTTACCCAATACAAATTCTCTGATTTCACAGGATTACCATATAAAACAGCATTTTTAATACATATTTGGACATTTTTATCTGCATTCCTATGCTGCAATAATCTGATATTCATGTTTTATTTAGGGCGGACTTATGAAAAAAACTCTCGTGATCGCATCTATGCTATCTAGTGCTTTTTTGTTTACGGCTTGTAGCTCAAATCCAACACAAACTCAGGCTATTCAAAAGCCCAACAATCAATATGAAGTCACGGGCTTAGGTAAAAGCCAAGTCATTTCTAAAAATAATGCCATTAGCGCTGCTAACAATGCTTGTGGTAAAAAAGCGGCCCCTATCGTAGTCGATGAAAAAGTTGAATTTAATGGCGCTTTAAAAGGTGTATTTGATGAAGAAACAGGAAAAATGATTACGGCTGCGGCAGGTGTATTAGGCTCAGTGATTGGTAAAGGAGGAATTGAAAAAGATACAGACTATCAAACTACACTCACCTTTACTTGTCAGCCGAGAGCTTAATACAATAAAAATACTTAGGTGAATGGATCCCATAAGTTGAATAGAACTTATGGGATTTTATAAGGTATTCAAAATATAGTGGGGGTTTTAAAAGCATACTGATACTTTTTTCAACTGCCAAATTAAAATAGTTTGATCTACTTAAAATACAGTAAATTTAAATATATTTATCTCCATTTTTTATTGAGCAATTTAACACAGCGATAAATAAAAAATTAAGATATAAACCATATAAATCGACACACAATTATCAGTTTAATGTATGACTTGAATATGCTTAAGTAATCAAATGAAAGTTAAGCCAGATAAATTCAGTAAAACACGTGTATATTCTGTATAAATTTTAAAACTTAAAGCTTTAAACGTTGCATGTTTACATGACTTTTCTTAGACTGATACGCATATTTATTTTGACTTATACAACAAATTCTTGGAAGACAAATATGACGATTAAGCCCTTAGCAGTCGCTATTTTCTCAGCTTCATTACTAGCTGCGTGTTCTACAACCTCAATCAATAAAGCTCCCGAAAAAGCTGTCAACAATGAACCAATCGTCTACACTGAACCAGAAATATCACCACCATTTTATGCACTAAATCCATTTAACTATGACCAACCTCCTGTTTTTGAATTAGAATTACAAAAAGCAGCAGCAGCACCTGTACAAAAAATGGAAGTGCCTGATCCAAATAATCCTACTGCAAAAATCATTTTAGATACCAATAAACTAATTGTACCAACAGTCAACAATACCCAGCGTGCAATGAAATATGCTGTAATTGCTGGACAAGATGAAATTGATATCACCAATATCGATGATTTTTTACAAATGGTTGAAGGTAAAGCACGTCACTATCCGCCACAGTTTACCGATCGCCAAGAACGTCGTGGTTTTGAAAGTAAATTGAAAGAGGTTTCTGCTCAATTAGATACACTTGCAGCAAATCCAAATGCATCATTTGATATCTTGATCCGTGCATTTAAAGCCAGCATCATGGGGCGTAATTTAGATTTAGGTTCAAGTTACACCACAAAATCATTGGATTACGCACAACGTATTTTAAAAATTAACAAAGATGACCAAGAAGCAAACTTATGGTTTGGTTTCTCTTTGTCTGAAGGTGGCGGTCAAAAAGAAGCAATGCCTTATTTAAATAATGCAATGAAATCTGGCGTACAAGAAGCATATTTATCTTCTGTAAATAATTACTTATGGATGGATCAGAAAAAAAATGCGCTTCAAACTTTGAAAAACTACAAAGTGAAATATCCAGATGAAACAGAAGTTGTTGACCGCTTAGTTCAAGAAGTTGAAAAAGAAGGTCGCTACAATGTTTGGCAAATATTGAAAAACCCTGCTCAATCTAAATAATTGGGCAACTTTTCTAGATTGAAAGATAAAAAATAGGTTGAGTTTTATCAACCTATTTTTTTGTGAAAAAAATTGAATTTTTCATACAATATCGTATGATTTTTCTAAAATTAATTTATAGAGGATGCTCATGCAGCACAGTAAAAAAAATATACTGCTTATCCTTGCTGCAATGACACCTTTGCTCCTCAATGGTTGTCAAGTTGTCAGTGTAAAGAATCAGAAAGTCAATGTGACTATCGCCAATGAACGGGATAGCATTCTGACACGTAATAAAATCAGCGAGGCAAGTTTAAATGTCTTGTCAATGACAGGCAGTGAAGCTAAAAAGTGTACTGAACAACCTGATCAATGCATTCAAGACTTAGAAAAAATTCCACAGATACAAGATGAACAATTATTATCTACAGCAAGTGAAGTTTATCTTGCAAAAGCGATTGCACTCAGTAATTCATCTAGCTGCAAAGTTAGTATCATTTCTAAACACCAATCAGAAGAAAAGCAAAAACTGAATCAAGCGGCGTATGATGATTGCTTAGACCAACAGTTAGTCATGCTAGACAAAAGCATTCGTTATAGTTACGCCTACTTGTTTAAAACAGAACGCCAACCCCAAGATCGAATTTTTGATAATAGACAGGTTCAGATTCGAGATTTTTACAATCAAGCCTTAGCTAAAATGATCACTAGCTATGCTTTACGTTACAAAGGCAATAAAACCGTTCCCAAAGATATTAAAATTGGAAAAAGTATTTATAGCATTGACTACAGTCACTATCCGCAATTAAATACACAAGAAGTTGAAACTTTACTGTCGAGTTATAACCTTAACTTTTCGGGTTTACGCTCTCTTAACCGCAGAGACGGTTTCGGTGCAGAATTCGTTGCCATTTTGACTGCGCCTAAAAAAGCAGAGGAAGACAAATATATTGTTGATCCTCTCCATCATCATTATCAAGGTGGAGTCAACCCGAATATCCATGACCCACGTTACTTGGCAGTCAGTATTACCGCACAACCCCGAACAGGCGAAAGTGTGGATGAAATTCTGCATAATCCAAATTTTAGCTTAAAAATTTATGATCCTTATTCGATAGAAAAGATCCAAGTAGCAAAAAAACAATATCCGCTTGCTGCAAATTTCTCTGCACCTTATGGTTTATGGTTGGCTGAAAATAATTTAGGCGCTTCAGCGTATCTCACTTTGATTGATCGAGATGAGCACCTAACCATGCCACATTTATATATGTTAGAGCCGTTCAACCCTAACAAAAAGGTGATTGTTCTAGTACATGGGTTAGCCAGCAGCCCTGAAGCCTGGATTCGTTTAACCAACGATATTATGGGTGACCATGTACTGCGTGAACATTATCAAGTTTGGCAAGTGTTCTACTCAACCAATATGCCTATTTTAGAAAGTCGTTATCAAATTAATGCCATTATCAATCAAACTTTCAATTATATTGGACAAGACACGCCTGCTGCTAAAGATGCAGTTTTAGTGGGTCACAGTATGGGTGGTATTATTTCTCGCTTATTGGTGAGTGATATTAATTTAACTCAGCCTGCATTTAAACTACTAAAAAACCGCCAATTAAACCGCTTTAAAGATGATCCTATTCTTAGCGCACGTTTAAATATGCAACCAATCCCCAACTTTGATCGTGCGATTTTCCTTTCCTCGCCACATCGCGGTACTGAGTTTGCTGATCGTTGGTTTACTTTAGCTGCACGTAAAATTATTAAACTTCCTGGTGCTTTCTTAGGTGCTTTGGCTGATACCATTCAAGAGCAAGACTTAAATGTACAAAACTTTGTGAAAGATGTAGGTAATGGTCTGATTCAAAATGGTCCGAGTGACCTCAGTAATAACTCAAAATTCACTCAACTTACTGAAAATGTCATGCCTAAAAAAGGAATGGTTTATCATTCTATCATCGGCAATAGCACCAACAGCCAAGACCCTGATGTAATGTCAGATGGAATTGTACCTTATAAAAGTGCGCATTTAGATGGTGCTGCTTCTGAGATTATTATCAAAGGGGGACATTCTATTCAAGAAACGCCACAAGCTGTGCTTGAGCTAAGACGAATTTTAAGATTACATTTAGTGCATTTAGGTTTATACAAACCTTAATTCAGCTAAAAATAAAAAGCCTGAGCCAAAGCGCAGGCTTTTTAGCAACGGAAATAAGATAATCTTTGTTAGATAGATTTAAAGTTCAGTTGTTTTGCAGTTTTATCTGGATTTAGAAATAAAATCGCTAAAATAGCCACAACAACCAAATACACACCAATATAAGTAAAACTTTGATTCATTCCATAAATTAAGTTTGCAGCCATCTGTTCTGACAACATTTCCCCCTTATGCGGTTGTACATACCCTGCCCGATCCATCAAATGCCCGACCATTAAAGGTGATACAATTCCACCAATAGATGACAAGGACACCAATGTTGCCATCACTGCTGCACGTTGTTGTGAGCACACACTATAACCTACTGTCATGGTTGCTAATGGAAAAGTCATAGCTGCGCCAGCAGCAATCGTGATCAATAAAATTGCCAGATTTGCTTGAGTGTGGGGTAATAACAAAAATGAAATACCAGAGATTAAAATAATTACACCAAAGTTGATGCCAAGTGCAACATGAACAGTATGATCTCTTTTCATAAGTAGCCGTGAAATATAACCTGCAAACATCAACGCAAAAGCTCCCAAAATCCATGGCAATGTGGAGAGTGTACCAACCATTTGCGGAGTTAACTGTGCCACAGTCGCAATATATTTAGGTGACCACGTGGTGAGAAAACCTAATGGCCAAAAGCAACCGATCCCTGTTAATACCGCCACAATAAACATTTTCGAACTAAAAATCTTAAAATATGAAACAGGTTGCAGTTGATCTACAACTGCTGCAATACTGTGTGTATCAACATTTAAAACCTCATCGCTTTGTACTGTTTTTTGCTCAGATGTATCACCGATGTGGCTATATGGACCTTCTTTACAAACAAAAAACCAAATCACTGTCCAAATCAGACCAACGATGCCTAAAAACCCAAAAGCCCAGCGCCAGCCTAATTGTGGGTGTGCGATGATATACGCCAAGACTGGCGCAGCAATAATCGGACCAATTGTAGTACCTGCCGCCACCATACTACTTGGAAAACCACGTGAAGTGGGCTCAAACCACCCTTGTACATGTTGCAAACTAATCGAAGATGCAGGTCCTTCAGCAGCACCTAAAATCACTCGGGTAATCAATAGCGCCATTGCACCACCACCGAACAGCATTGGAAATTGTAATATTGCCCAGCTCACGCCCATCACTAAAATGATCCATTTGGTTTGAATTTTTCCTGCGACAAAACCAACCACAACCCCTGAAATTGCAAATAAAAAGAAAAATGAACTACCAATAAAACCAAACTCCGTACTGGTCATTGCAAGCTCTGCCATTGCTGATTCAGCAACAAGTCCCAAAACTGCTTTATCAGCAAAATTGATCATTTGAAAAATCATCAGTAAAGCAGTGACTAGCCATGCTTTTTTTAGCAATTTTGCTGATGTTAAATCGTGCACAGAATGATCCTTCATTTTTATACCTCCATGTGTAAGACTTTAAAATTTAAAGGTATATGTAGTTGCAATACGATCTTCAACAAAATCTGTGCCTGGTGTATTTCCTGCCCCATATTTAATATCTGCACGAATATGTCGCCACTCAAAGCCTAAACCTTTAAAGGTGCCTTCAGGTATGGTGTAATTGACAATGACATTTTTCTCAGTTTCTTGGTTATCTTTTAACCCTGGACGATAAATTTCACTCCCGTTCAAATAACGTAAAGTAAGTTTTAGACCTGGTATGCCTGCTTCTTTAAAGTCATAGCTATATAAAACATGCCAAGTAAACTCTTTGGCTCGATAAAAACCTAACGATGACCAACTTTGTAAAAATGGCTGTGGAACATACCCCCCTAATACAGGGATCGCATGTTCACCCATATGCTTTTGCACACCAGCGGTTAAAGTATTTGCACCATTTTGAATGGTTGTTTGTAAGCCAACTGACTGTGTATCAATATCACCCAAATAAGCATCGCCATCTTCAGTATAATTAAAATAGCGTGCATCGACTTTGACTTTGCTTTTACCGACTTGTTCGGTATAAACCGCATTTAAATAATGTTGTTGATAAATATCTTCGAGTTGTCCAAACCAGTATGCACCTGATAATTTTGTATTAAAGTTATAATCCAACCCGACAAAATTTAAACCATCGCTTTTTTTGTTTGGATCGTTTGAGCCTGCTAAAGTTAATTTTTCAAACTCATCATCATCACGTGCATTGATATGGGTAAAACGACCTGCTGAGATTTTTAAATTTTCAATCTCTTTGCTTTCTAACATTGCACCTGCAAAAGTAGTAACCAACTGCCGTGAATCATCAATCGCCAATACAGGTGTTTTGGGAAATAACTCACCTACTTTGAGTTCAGTATCTTGATATTTCAGTTTTAA
Encoded here:
- a CDS encoding OprD family outer membrane porin is translated as MFKFNRLYQAQHGVNLAFLAFLSINTAYADFWQDSQKSVYLRNFYVERDLEGTNKDLGSWSQGFTGRFESGYTDTPVQVGLDLGFQYALRLSDHNEERLDTVFHYDSSAAKQERDFFKLGATLKLKYQDTELKVGELFPKTPVLAIDDSRQLVTTFAGAMLESKEIENLKISAGRFTHINARDDDEFEKLTLAGSNDPNKKSDGLNFVGLDYNFNTKLSGAYWFGQLEDIYQQHYLNAVYTEQVGKSKVKVDARYFNYTEDGDAYLGDIDTQSVGLQTTIQNGANTLTAGVQKHMGEHAIPVLGGYVPQPFLQSWSSLGFYRAKEFTWHVLYSYDFKEAGIPGLKLTLRYLNGSEIYRPGLKDNQETEKNVIVNYTIPEGTFKGLGFEWRHIRADIKYGAGNTPGTDFVEDRIATTYTFKF